The following proteins come from a genomic window of Pleuronectes platessa chromosome 2, fPlePla1.1, whole genome shotgun sequence:
- the ahcy gene encoding adenosylhomocysteinase, which yields MSDKLAYKVADITLAEWGRKAIDIAENEMPGLMKMKELYGQSKPLKGARIAGCLHMTLQTAVLIETLIDLGAEVQWSSCNIFSTQDHAAAAIAKAGIPVFAWKGETDEEYMWCIEQTLYFKDGQPLNMILDDGGDLTNLVHQKHPKLLAGIRGLSEETTTGVHNLYKMLKKGELKIPAINVNDSVTKSKFDNLYGCRESLIDGIKRATDVMIAGKVAVVAGYGDVGKGCVQALRGFGARVIVTEIDPINALQAAMEGYEVTTMEEACKEGNIFVTTTGCEDIILGEHFDNMKDDAIVCNIGHFDCEIDMGWLNKNAAEKINIKPQVDRYRMKSGRHIIVLAEGRLVNLGCAMGHPSFVMSNSFTNQVLAQIELWTNTAKYPLGVYFLPKKLDEQVAAAHLDKLGVKLTKLSTKQAKYLGLPTEGPFKPDHYRY from the exons ATGTCTGACAAACTCGCCTACAAAGTTG CCGATATCACCCTGGCCGAATGGGGACGTAAGGCCATTGATATTGCAGAGAATGAGATGCCCGGTCTCATGAAGATGAAGGAGCTGTACGGTCAGTCCAAGCCCCTGAAGGGCGCCCGCATCGCCGGCTGCCTCCACATGACCCTGCAGACCGCCGTGCTCATCGAGACCCTCATCGACCTCGGAGCTGAG GTTCAGTGGTCGAGCTGCAACATCTTCTCCACCCAGGATCACGCTGCTGCCGCCATCGCCAAGGCCGGCATTCCAG TGTTCGCTTGGAAAGGTGAGACTGACGAGGAGTACATGTGGTGCATCGAGCAGACTCTGTACTTCAAGGATGGCCAGCCCCTGAACATGATCCTGGATGACGGAGGAGACCTGACCAACCTGGTCCACCAGAAGCACCCCAAGCTGCTGGCAG GTATCCGTGGATTGTCGGAGGAGACAACTACAGGTGTTCACAACCTGTACAAGATGCTGAAGAAGGGCGAGCTGAAGATCCCCGCCATCAATGTCAACGACTCCGTCACAAAG agcaAGTTCGACAACCTGTACGGCTGCAGGGAAAGTCTGATCGACGGTATCAAGCGTGCCACAGACGTGATGATCGCTGGCAAAGTGGCTGTGGTGGCCGGTTACGGAGACGTGGGTAAGGGCTGCGTCCAGGCGCTGCGCGGCTTCGGAGCGAGAGTCATCGTGACGGAGATCGACCCCATCAACGCCCTGCAGGCTGCCATGGAGG GTTATGAAGTCACCACCATGGAGGAAGCTTGTAAGGAAGGAAACATCTTCGTCACCACCACAGGCTGCGAGGACATCATCTTGGGAGA ACACTTCGACAACATGAAGGACGACGCCATCGTGTGCAACATCGGACACTTCGACTGTGAGATCGACATGGGCTGGCTCAACAAGAACGCAGCAGAGAAGATCAACATCAAGCCACAG gttGATCGTTATCGGATGAAGAGCGGACGTCACATCATCGTCCTGGCCGAGGGCCGACTGGTCAACCTGGGCTGTGCCATGGGACACCCGTCCTTCGTCATGAGCAACTCCTTCACCAACCAG GTGCTGGCTCAGATCGAGTTGTGGACAAACACCGCCAAATATCCTCTGGGAGTTTACTTCCTGCCCAAGAAG TTGGACGAGCAGGTCGCAGCCGCTCACTTGGACAAACTGGGAGTGAAGCTGACCAAGCTGTCCACCAAGCAGGCCAAGTACCTGGGTCTGCCCACGGAGGGGCCCTTCAAACCAGACCACTACCGCTACTGA